In Planifilum fimeticola, the following are encoded in one genomic region:
- a CDS encoding GNAT family N-acetyltransferase, which produces MRFETERIRLRKMTTEDAAIYHKWRNDPDVMRTTAPLLDVYRMEETEEFVQQVILGSPSSKCYFMIEKQSEKPIGVISLINIDYKNRNAECIIDIGEKAAWGKGYGTEAMKLLLDYGFLEMNLHRISLRVFSFNSRAIKLYEKLGFQQEGRSREAIFRDGAWHDIIHMAILQRDYVEERRTGDRRRQGL; this is translated from the coding sequence ATGCGATTTGAAACCGAGAGAATCCGTTTGCGAAAAATGACAACCGAAGATGCGGCGATTTATCACAAATGGAGAAATGATCCGGATGTGATGAGAACCACTGCACCGTTGTTGGATGTTTATCGGATGGAGGAAACGGAAGAGTTTGTTCAACAGGTGATTCTGGGATCCCCTTCCTCCAAGTGCTATTTCATGATCGAGAAACAATCCGAAAAACCCATCGGGGTCATTTCCTTGATCAATATCGATTACAAAAACCGAAATGCCGAGTGCATCATTGATATCGGGGAAAAAGCGGCATGGGGGAAAGGGTATGGAACAGAGGCGATGAAACTGCTGCTCGATTACGGGTTCCTGGAGATGAATCTGCATCGCATATCGCTGAGGGTTTTTTCCTTCAACAGCCGAGCGATCAAGTTGTACGAGAAATTGGGTTTTCAACAGGAAGGAAGGTCAAGGGAAGCGATTTTTCGGGATGGTGCATGGCATGATATCATCCATATGGCGATCTTGCAGAGGGACTATGTGGAAGAGCGGAGGACGGGGGATAGGCGCCGCCAGGGGCTTTGA
- the purD gene encoding phosphoribosylamine--glycine ligase, whose amino-acid sequence MRVLVIGSGGREHALVWKLRQSPRVTRVYAAPGNGGMADGAECLPFSATAVDELSRFAEEEGIDLTVVGPEAPLLSGLVDRFEERGLKVFGPRREAARIEGSKRFAKELMVRHGIPTARFRSFTNAEEAKRYVREQGAPIVVKADGLAAGKGVVVARTVEEAEEAIRQAMEERVFGASGEEVVIEECLFGQEMSLMAFVDGETVRPMEPAQDHKPVFDGDRGPNTGGMGAYSPVPQISREVVRQAVDEILKPTARAMAEEGIHYRGVLYAGLMITPEGPKVIEFNARFGDPETQVILPRLESDLAEILLATAEGRLEDVEIRWKEEAAVCVVMASEGYPGSYRTGLPVSGLPKPADDRFVFHAGTRREGNRIVTAGGRVLGVTALGSDLAEARNKAYDAVESIRFEGAHFRRDIAARALKG is encoded by the coding sequence ATGCGCGTCCTGGTTATCGGAAGCGGCGGACGGGAGCATGCGCTGGTGTGGAAACTCCGGCAGAGCCCGCGGGTTACCCGGGTTTACGCCGCCCCGGGCAACGGAGGGATGGCTGACGGGGCGGAATGCCTGCCCTTTTCGGCGACGGCGGTGGATGAGCTGTCGCGTTTCGCGGAGGAGGAGGGGATCGACCTGACGGTGGTCGGCCCCGAGGCGCCGCTGCTTTCCGGTCTGGTTGACCGGTTTGAGGAACGGGGTCTGAAGGTGTTCGGACCGCGCCGGGAAGCGGCGCGCATCGAGGGGAGCAAGCGGTTTGCCAAGGAGCTGATGGTCCGGCACGGCATTCCCACCGCCCGTTTCCGCTCTTTCACGAATGCGGAGGAGGCAAAGCGATACGTTCGGGAGCAGGGGGCGCCCATCGTGGTGAAGGCGGACGGACTGGCGGCGGGAAAGGGCGTGGTGGTGGCCCGCACCGTCGAGGAGGCCGAGGAGGCCATCCGGCAGGCGATGGAGGAACGGGTCTTCGGTGCGTCCGGCGAGGAAGTGGTGATCGAGGAATGCCTTTTCGGACAGGAAATGTCCCTGATGGCCTTCGTCGACGGGGAGACGGTCCGGCCCATGGAGCCGGCCCAGGATCATAAGCCCGTGTTCGACGGAGACCGCGGGCCGAACACGGGCGGCATGGGAGCTTACTCGCCGGTCCCGCAGATTTCCCGGGAGGTGGTCCGGCAGGCGGTGGACGAGATCCTGAAGCCGACGGCCCGGGCGATGGCGGAGGAGGGGATTCATTACCGCGGCGTGCTTTACGCGGGGCTGATGATCACGCCGGAGGGGCCCAAGGTGATCGAGTTTAACGCCCGTTTCGGCGATCCGGAGACCCAGGTGATCCTTCCCCGGCTGGAGTCCGACCTGGCGGAGATCCTCCTGGCCACGGCGGAGGGGCGGCTCGAGGATGTGGAGATCCGATGGAAGGAGGAGGCCGCCGTCTGCGTGGTGATGGCCTCCGAAGGCTATCCGGGCTCCTATCGCACCGGGCTGCCCGTCAGCGGATTGCCGAAACCCGCCGACGACCGGTTCGTCTTTCACGCCGGCACCCGGCGGGAAGGGAACCGGATCGTCACCGCCGGCGGCCGGGTGCTCGGCGTGACCGCCCTCGGCTCCGACCTGGCGGAAGCCCGGAACAAAGCCTACGACGCGGTGGAGTCCATCCGCTTCGAAGGGGCCCACTTCCGCCGGGATATCGCCGCCAGGGCGCTGAAGGGGTGA
- the purH gene encoding bifunctional phosphoribosylaminoimidazolecarboxamide formyltransferase/IMP cyclohydrolase, with translation MPTIRRALISVSDKTGVVSLARELADRGIEIVSTGGTARLLKESGVPVTGVSEVTGFPEILDGRVKTLHPKIHAGLLARQDVEEHRHQLREHGIQPFELVVISLYPFRETLGRPGVSFEEAIENIDIGGPAMIRAAAKNHRHVTVLVDPEDYDLVLSQIRERGGVDDATRLRLAAKAFRHTAAYDALIAQYLSGRAGEAFPEKLTVTFDKVQDLRYGENPHQKAAFYREPFAGPGRIAAAEKLHGKELSYNNIQDAGAAWESVREFAEPAAVAVKHTNPCGVGVGSSLTEAYRKAYEADPVSIFGGIVALNRPVDKETAEQMKGIFLEIVIAPDFTPEALEVLKQKKNLRLLRMAGEGQGGGAENIPWRFTAADGGLLVQEADRKGLDRSECRVVTKRAPSEEEWKELLFAWKVVKHVKSNAIVLAKDQRTVGIGAGQMNRVGAAEIAIRQAGERSRGAVLASDAFFPMKDTVEAAARAGITAIIQPGGSIRDEESIAEADRHGIAMVFTGIRHFKH, from the coding sequence ATGCCTACCATCCGACGCGCATTGATCAGTGTGTCCGACAAGACCGGAGTCGTTTCGCTGGCCAGGGAGTTGGCCGACAGGGGCATCGAGATCGTCTCCACGGGCGGAACCGCCCGACTGCTGAAGGAATCCGGGGTTCCGGTCACCGGCGTTTCCGAGGTGACCGGTTTTCCGGAGATCCTGGACGGGCGGGTGAAAACCCTGCATCCGAAGATTCACGCCGGACTGCTGGCCCGGCAGGATGTGGAGGAGCACCGCCATCAGCTCCGAGAGCACGGGATTCAACCCTTCGAGCTGGTGGTGATCTCCCTCTACCCCTTCCGGGAGACGTTGGGAAGGCCGGGGGTTTCCTTTGAGGAAGCGATCGAAAACATCGACATCGGCGGTCCGGCGATGATCCGGGCGGCGGCCAAGAACCACCGCCACGTGACGGTGTTGGTGGATCCGGAAGATTATGATCTCGTGCTTTCACAGATCCGGGAGCGGGGAGGCGTGGATGATGCGACCCGCCTTCGCCTGGCGGCCAAGGCGTTCCGCCACACGGCGGCCTACGACGCCCTGATCGCCCAATACCTCAGCGGGCGTGCGGGCGAAGCGTTCCCGGAGAAGCTGACGGTCACCTTCGACAAGGTCCAGGATCTTCGGTACGGGGAAAATCCGCACCAGAAGGCCGCCTTTTACCGGGAGCCCTTCGCGGGTCCGGGGCGGATCGCCGCCGCCGAGAAGCTGCACGGCAAGGAGCTTTCCTACAATAACATTCAGGACGCCGGAGCCGCCTGGGAGTCGGTCCGGGAGTTTGCGGAGCCGGCGGCTGTGGCGGTGAAACACACCAACCCCTGCGGCGTCGGAGTGGGGTCCTCCCTGACGGAGGCGTACCGGAAAGCCTACGAGGCGGACCCGGTCTCCATCTTCGGCGGCATTGTCGCGCTGAACCGGCCCGTCGACAAGGAGACGGCCGAGCAAATGAAAGGCATCTTCCTGGAGATCGTCATCGCCCCCGATTTCACCCCGGAGGCGCTGGAGGTGCTCAAGCAGAAGAAAAATCTGCGCCTGCTCCGGATGGCGGGGGAAGGCCAAGGCGGCGGGGCGGAGAACATCCCTTGGCGCTTCACGGCGGCGGACGGAGGCCTGTTGGTGCAGGAGGCGGACCGGAAGGGGCTGGACCGCTCCGAATGCCGGGTCGTGACGAAGAGGGCTCCCTCGGAGGAGGAGTGGAAGGAGCTCCTCTTCGCCTGGAAGGTGGTCAAGCACGTCAAGTCCAACGCCATCGTCCTGGCCAAGGATCAACGGACCGTCGGGATCGGCGCCGGGCAGATGAACCGGGTGGGCGCGGCGGAGATCGCCATCCGGCAGGCCGGCGAGCGGTCCCGGGGCGCGGTTCTCGCCTCCGACGCCTTTTTCCCGATGAAGGACACGGTGGAGGCGGCGGCCCGGGCCGGGATCACGGCCATCATCCAGCCCGGAGGATCGATCCGGGATGAAGAGTCGATTGCCGAAGCGGATCGACACGGGATCGCCATGGTGTTCACGGGAATACGCCATTTCAAGCATTGA
- the purN gene encoding phosphoribosylglycinamide formyltransferase, translating into MSIAVFASGSGSNFQALVEASRSKGWPEPIRLLVCDRPGAGVLERAEKLGVPSLLVDPKRFASKDEYEAEILSRLRREGIRRLILAGYMRLIGPTLLDAYRWRIVNIHPSLLPAFPGKDAVGQALDYGVKWTGVTVHFVDEGMDTGPIIAQEPVRVDEGDDRASLTRKIQAVEHRLYPAVILDWISGRIKEPAGR; encoded by the coding sequence ATGAGCATCGCCGTGTTTGCCTCCGGGAGCGGAAGCAATTTTCAGGCCCTGGTGGAGGCATCCCGCTCCAAGGGATGGCCGGAGCCGATTCGCCTGCTCGTCTGCGATCGTCCGGGGGCGGGGGTGCTGGAGCGGGCGGAAAAGCTGGGGGTGCCTTCCCTTCTGGTCGATCCGAAGCGGTTCGCCTCCAAGGACGAATACGAGGCGGAAATCCTGTCCCGTCTCCGGCGGGAGGGGATTCGCCGCCTGATCCTGGCGGGATACATGCGGTTGATCGGGCCGACTCTCCTGGACGCCTACCGTTGGCGGATCGTCAACATCCATCCTTCCCTTTTGCCGGCCTTTCCGGGGAAGGATGCCGTCGGGCAAGCCCTGGACTACGGTGTGAAATGGACCGGAGTCACCGTTCATTTCGTCGACGAGGGGATGGACACCGGGCCGATCATCGCCCAGGAGCCGGTCCGCGTCGACGAGGGGGACGACCGCGCATCGCTCACCCGCAAGATCCAGGCGGTGGAGCACCGGCTTTACCCGGCGGTGATCCTCGATTGGATCAGCGGCCGGATCAAAGAGCCCGCCGGCCGATAA